The following coding sequences are from one Capsicum annuum cultivar UCD-10X-F1 chromosome 3, UCD10Xv1.1, whole genome shotgun sequence window:
- the LOC107861733 gene encoding receptor-like serine/threonine-protein kinase ALE2, with amino-acid sequence MGLLQFLVILCGFSVQLSAGFNLHTLKTAASAFFKDRQSDLSFQINTGSRKSLLQEDLPRSLTSSWKRHDTFAVAPHHLKAFHRTPQPYHHPTKATYHHKILEPLNYADVPSASPHFRNSGRKQVHSSASAPTIRHRHRRNKYSDFTPEPYDLPHPPSSSWSGPSVSPFTSPVPSSISWVPASSPIIQPSHAGIPTGTPTISPASSSIKGKKLRAPPLTAMTLPPPPPNQDCSSLTCTEPLTYTPPGSPCGCVWPIQVAVRLSITLYTFFPLVSELAKEIAFGVSLNMSQVRIMGANAADQQLEKTIVHINLVPKDGKFDAATAFTIYQKFWKRRVFIKTTEFGAYEMVYVRYPGLPPSPPSHLPRSASIDDLPVYPGNEYGGTTIKPLGVDVSKMRKKGIARNMIIVIVISSVTAFVLCMGFIWLMLLKFGCLSQPPEQPPHILISSQGKTSGGAGSTLVGSKPSSKSMSFSSSILAYTGTAKIFSTNDIERATDNFNISRVLGEGGFGLVYSGTLDDGRKVAVKVLKRDDRQGSREFLAEVEMLSRLHHRNLVKLIGICTEENCRCLVYELVPNGSVESHLHGTDKEASPLDWYARMKIALGAARGLAYLHEDSSPRVIHRDFKSSNILLEHDFTPKVSDFGLARTALEEGNRHISTHVMGTFGYLAPEYAMTGHLLVKSDVYSYGVVLLELLSGRKPVDLSQPSGQENLVAWARPLLTTKEGLEMITDPAIESDIPIDSISKVAAIASMCVQPEVSHRPFMGEVVQALKLVCDEFDETREPMSRSCSRDDLSMTDTSLVHKSIPGFDSPLNVKMTLSSSELKSASARYETLESDSFRRQFNSAPLKMGRKRNFWQRLRVLSSGSMSEHSFSSKT; translated from the exons ATGGGGTTGCTGCAATTCTTGGTGATTCTATGTGGTTTTTCAGTCCAATTATCTGCAG GATTCAACCTACATACATTGAAAACAGCAGCTTCTGCATTTTTCAAGGACAGACAAAGTGATCTTAGTTTTCAGATAAATACAGGATCACGTAAATCCCTCCTACAAGAAG ATTTGCCTCGCAGTCTAACTTCGAGCTGGAAGAGACATGATACTTTTGCTGTGGCACCCCATCATCTCAAGGCATTTCACAGGACTCCACAGCCATATCATCATCCAACTAAAG CTACTTATCACCACAAGATCTTGGAACCATTAAATTACGCGGACGTACCTTCAGCTTCACCACATTTTAGGAATTCTGGCCGAAAGCAAGTACACAGTTCTGCATCCGCGCCTACAATTAGGCACCGTCACAGGAGAAACAAATACAGTGACTTTACACCTGAACCATATGATCTTCCTCATCCACCCAGTTCAAGCTGGTCAG GTCCTTCAGTCTCTCCGTTCACTTCTCCTGTTCCTTCTTCAATAAGTTGGGTACCTGCATCATCACCGATAATCCAACCTAGTCATGCGGGAA TTCCCACGGGTACACCTACAATATCGCCAGCGAgttcatctataaaaggaaagaaactGAGAGCACCACCGTTAACTGCAATGACACTGCCACCACCGCCTCCAAATCAAG ATTGTAGTTCTTTGACATGCACTGAGCCGTTGACCTACACACCTCCTGGATCACCCTGCGGCTGTGTGTGGCCCATTCAGGTAGCAGTGCGCCTCAGCATCACACTCTATACCTTCTTTCCTTTGGTATCTGAGCTAGCCAAGGAAATTGCTTTCGGTGTTTCTCTAAACATGAGTCAAGTGCGCATTATGGGAGCAAATGCAGCTGATCAACAGCTTGAGAAAACAATTGTACACATCAACTTGGTTCCTAAAGATGGAAAATTTGATGCTGCCACTGCTTTTACTATCTATCAGAAGTTCTGGAAGAGGAGGGTATTCATAAAGACTACAGAATTTGGTGCCTATGAGATGGTTTATGTCCGTTATCCAG GATTACCACCTTCTCCACCTTCACATCTTCCAAGAAGTGCCAGTATTGATGATCTACCAGTCTATCCTGGCAATGAATATGGTGGAACGACAATCAAACCTCTGGGTGTAGATGTGTCAAAAATGAGAAAGAAGGGTATAGCCAGAAATATGATCATTGTGATTGTCATTTCATCAGTTACAGCCTTTGTTTTGTGCATGGGATTTATTTGGCTTATGTTGCTTAAGTTCGGATGTCTTTCTCAGCCACCTGAGCAACCTCCCCATATTTTAATCTCCTCCCAGGGGAAAACATCAG GTGGTGCTGGATCTACACTTGTGGGAAGTAAACCCAGCTCAAAATCAATGTCCTTCAGTTCTAGTATTTTAGCTTACACAGGAACTGCGAAAATTTTCAGTACAAACGATATAGAGAGAGCCACAGACAACTTCAACATTTCAAGGGTCCTTGGGGAAGGTGGTTTTGGACTTGTATACAGTGGAACCCTTGATGATGGGAGGAAAGTAGCAGTTAAGGTTTTAAAAAGAGATGATCGCCAGGGAAGCCGCGAGTTTTTGGCGGAAGTTGAGATGCTTAGTAGGCTGCATCATAGAAATTTGGTCAAATTGATAGGTATTTGCACAGAGGAAAACTGTCGCTGCCTGGTCTATGAACTTGTTCCTAATGGGAGTGTAGAATCACATTTACATG GAACTGATAAAGAGGCTTCTCCTCTTGATTGGTATGCAAGAATGAAGATTGCATTAGGTGCAGCTCGAGGATTGGCCTATCTACATGAGGACTCGAGCCCTCGTGTAATACACAGGGACTTCAAGTCTAGTAACATCTTGCTAGAACATGATTTTACACCGAAAGTTTCAGACTTTGGCTTGGCTAGAACAGCACTGGAGGAGGGAAACAGACATATCTCCACGCATGTGATGGGCACTTTTGG TTACCTAGCACCAGAATATGCAATGACTGGCCATCTCCTGGTGAAAAGTGATGTTTATAGCTATGGTGTAGTTCTCCTCGAGCTCTTAAGTGGACGGAAACCTGTGGATCTATCACAGCCCTCAGGTCAAGAAAATCTTGTAGCCTGGGCTCGTCCACTCCTGACAACCAAGGAAGGTTTAGAAATGATAACAGATCCCGCTATAGAGTCTGATATCCCAATCGATAGCATCAGCAAAGTTGCAGCAATAGCATCAATGTGTGTACAGCCAGAAGTATCGCACCGCCCTTTCATGGGAGAAGTGGTTCAAGCCTTGAAATTAGTATGTGATGAATTTGATGAGACACGAGAGCCTATGTCACGAAGTTGCAGCCGCGATGACCTCTCTATGACAGACACTTCACTTGTCCATAAATCAATTCCAGGTTTTGATTCTCCTTTAAATGTCAAAATGACATTATCATCTTCAGAGTTAAAGAGTGCATCAGCTAGATATGAAACACTGGAATCTGACTCTTTTAGGAGACAATTCAATTCTGCTCCtttgaaaatgggaagaaaaagGAATTTCTGGCAAAGGTTGAGAGTTCTTTCAAGTGGCAGCATGAGTGAACATAGTTTTTCATCAAAAACATGA
- the LOC107861734 gene encoding protein HOTHEAD, producing the protein MAVVGRLPVIFINQLLLSLLLCLHFTTLIQGAGKWEDKYPFIREASTFSSSDGTNNESNGNNNKKGGYDYIIVGGGTAGCPLANTLSQKFRVLLVERGGVPFANANVSFMQNFHISLADTSSTSASQYFVSTDGVFNSRARILGGGTCINAGFYTRAGPSYIQKVGWDSKLVNESYPWIERQIVHRPNLAPWQEAVRESLLEIGISPFNGFTYDHIYGTKVGGTIFDRFGRRHTAAELLATANPKNLDVLVHATVQKIDFDTSGKKPRAVGVIFKDENGKQHKAVLSKRKGSEIIVSCGAIGSPHILMLSGIGPKAELEKLNIPVVLDNKFVGQGMSDNPLNTIFVPTNRPVEQSLIQTVGITKVGVYVEASSGFGQSGDSITCNHGVASAEIGQLSTIPPKQRTLEAIEAFRRSKKNIPHEAFRGGFILEKIASPLSRGNISLVNTNPDDNPSITFNYFSHPRDLKRCVDGIRIVEKIAKSKHFTNYTQCDKETLDKLLNMSIQANVNLIPKHTHNTESLEQFCKDTVITIWHYHGGCHVGKVIAPDHRVLGVNRLRVIDGSTFKESPGTNPQATVMMMGRYMGVKILRERLGSAAGL; encoded by the exons ATGGCTGTGGTTGGTCGTTTGCCTGTGATTTTCATCAACCAGCTTCTTCTCTCCTTACTTCTATGTCTCCACTTTACTACTCTCATTCAAG GAGCAGGGAAATGGGAAGATAAGTACCCATTCATAAGAGAAGCAAGTACATTTTCATCATCAGATGGTACTAATAATGAGAGCAATGGAAACAACAACAAGAAGGGAGGTTATGACTATATAATAGTTGGAGGTGGCACAGCTGGTTGTCCATTAGCAAACACATTGTCACAGAAATTTAGAGTGTTGTTAGTTGAAAGAGGTGGAGTACCATTTGCAAATGCAAATGTGTCCTTCATGCAAAATTTCCATATCTCACTTGCTGACACTTCATCTACATCAGCTTCACAGTATTTTGTTTCAACTGATGGTGTTTTTAATTCAAGAGCTAGAATTTTGGGTGGTGGTACTTGCATTAACGCTGGTTTTTATACTCGTGCTGGTCCAAG CTACATCCAGAAAGTAGGTTGGGATTCTAAATTGGTGAATGAATCATATCCTTGGATTGAGAGACAAATTGTTCATAGACCAAACTTGGCTCCATGGCAAGAAGCAGTAAGGGAAAGTCTTCTTGAAATTGGTATTTCACCTTTCAATGGATTCACTTATGATCACATCTATGGAACCAAGGTTGGTGGTACCATATTTGACCGATTCGGACGTCGTCACACTGCTGCTGAACTACTTGCCACGGCTAATCCTAAGAACCTGGATGTTCTGGTGCATGCCACAGTTCAAAAGATTGACTTCGATACATCAG GAAAGAAGCCAAGGGCAGTGGGAGTCattttcaaagatgaaaatgggAAACAACACAAGGCAGTTCTCTCAAAGAGGAAGGGGAGTGAGATTATAGTGTCATGTGGTGCAATTGGGAGCCCTCACATTCTGATGCTTAGTGGAATTGGACCAAAGGCCGAATTGGAAAAGTTGAACATCCCGGTGGTGCTTGACAATAAGTTCGTTGGTCAAGGCATGTCAGACAACCCCTTAAACACGATCTTCGTCCCCACAAATAGGCCCGTTGAACAGTCACTGATTCAGACCGTAGGAATTACTAAAGTGGGAGTCTATGTTGAAGCTAGTAGTGGATTTGGACAGTCTGGAGATAGCATTACTTGCAATCATGGAGTCGCTTCAGCTGAG ATTGGGCAACTGTCCACCATTCCACCAAAGCAAAGAACACTTGAAGCAATCGAAGCATTTCGAAGAAGCAAGAAAAACATCCCACACGAGGCGTTCAGGGGAGGTTTCATCTTAGAAAAGATAGCATCACCTTTATCAAGGGGGAACATTAGCTTGGTGAACACCAATCCCGACGACAACCCTTCCATTACCTTCAACTACTTCAGCCATCCACGTGATTTGAAACGATGTGTAGATGGAATACGCATTGTGGAGAAGATCGCGAAATCCAAACACTTCACCAACTACACACAGTGTGACAAAGAGACACTGGATAAGCTTCTTAACATGAGTATCCAAGCTAATGTTAATCTTATACCAAAACACACACACAACACGGAGTCCTTAGAACAGTTCTGCAAAGACACTGTGATCACAATATGGCATTACCATGGTGGTTGTCATGTTGGTAAGGTGATCGCCCCGGATCACAGAGTTCTTGGTGTCAATAGGCTCCGTGTTATCGACGGTTCCACATTCAAAGAGTCGCCAGGCACAAATCCTCAAGCCACGGTGATGATGATGGGCAG GTACATGGGAGTGAAGATTCTCAGAGAGAGATTAGGAAGCGCAGCTGGTTTGTAA